A genomic segment from Aegilops tauschii subsp. strangulata cultivar AL8/78 chromosome 1, Aet v6.0, whole genome shotgun sequence encodes:
- the LOC109763996 gene encoding small ribosomal subunit protein uS19-like, producing MSAADLIQVLPARARRRFYRGFKRKQLMLIRRLRKAKAKMEALAGEKPGVVKTHLRDTIIVPEMTGSQIAVYNGKNFNQVEIKPEMIGHYLAEFSISYKPVKHGRPGIGATHSSRFIPLK from the exons ATGTCCGCCGCCGACCTCATCCAGGTCCTCCCCGCCCGCGCCCGCAGAAG GTTCTACAGGGGGTTCAAGAGGAAGCAATTGATGCTCATCAGGAGGCTGCGCAAGGCCAAGGCG AAAATGGAGGCACTTGCTGGTGAAAAGCCAGGGGTTGTGAAGACTCATCTGCGCGACACGATCATCGTGCCAGAGATGACAGGCAGCCAGATTGCGGTGTACAATGGGAAAAACTTCAACCAGGTTGAGATCAAGCCCGAGATGATTGGCCACTACCTCGCCGAGTTCTCCATCAGCTACAAGCCCGTCAAGCACGGGAGGCCCGGTATCGGCGCCACCCACTCCTCGAGGTTCATTCCTCTCAAGTGA
- the LOC109763995 gene encoding protein FAR1-RELATED SEQUENCE 5, whose amino-acid sequence MALAQLYKDFWQIYRINNPTRWTLECRSTLKNKTNYMVLHKGMKCDTSSGSDSGSSSGSELDTELGKCFYPSFEELENSRPPEIGMRFPTLEDAERFYSTHAMLTGFAVRRGSNYRRVKFDLECNRSGKLKPTEDLKRKRRSNALGSRCQAKVIVKLHNEQWEFIGVKHEHNHPLCPSPSLASFFLNHKYLSSEEKLFLRVLQQSRVNPRKAMNIFRRMRSNFGKVSSIKEKDTSNSQCVNQWRKENSDVETALKRFKELELRNLGFSYTMQKDEDNIVRSLFWTDARSKVDYEIFGDFISFNTTYSTNKHNMPFTPIIGMNSHGRILVFGCALLQDQKAETFKWMFQTFLHVMGGKLPRIVITDQDEGMATAISEVMPQVRHRFCKFSVMRKAHEILGAFMAARGNTNAELHSLVDNSLTEKEFEEGWDVLTERYDASENEYLRLMWETRKNWVPVYFQADFCPFVESAGHCEVANLLFKDNVLPKDRIEKFIEQYERMQEHIVKTEEEDALQSATEPAYFSMQPIEKHAARIYTRQIFLRAQNELYYSTAFNVHEIQGGYRLEKVFNYENPEFSRNSFEVLAEPGIHAFKCQCAKFTRDGILCCHIFRVFTQLGVKEIPAQYMLPRWAPKFIEERLKEYEERCSKRTENKMRYAMLLGKMADIGKGICADGAKSGCFMLELDKIQETFGSDGGRKS is encoded by the coding sequence ATGGCATTGGCACAGCTGTACAAGGACTTCTGGCAGATATATCGGATAAACAATCCAACTCGATGGACACTAGAATGCAGAAGCACGCTGAAGAACAAGACCAATTACATGGTGTTACACAAGGGCATGAAATGTGATACAAGCAGTGGAAGCGATTCAGGTAGCAGTTCAGGGAGTGAGCTAGACACTGAACTAGGAAAATGCTTTTACCCTAGTTTCGAGGAATTGGAGAATTCAAGACCACCGGAAATTGGAATGAGATTTCCAACCCTGGAAGATGCAGAACGTTTCTACAGCACACATGCTATGCTAACTGGTTTTGCAGTTAGGAGGGGGTCGAATTACAGGAGAGTGAAGTTTGACCTGGAATGCAACAGAAGTGGTAAACTAAAGCCAACTGAGGActtgaagaggaagaggaggtctAATGCTTTGGGCTCACGGTGCCAAGCAAAGGTGATAGTGAAGCTCCATAATGAGCAATGGGAGTTCATAGGAGTTAAGCATGAGCACAACCATCCATTATGTCCATCCCCATCTCTCGCAAGTTTCTTTTTGAACCACAAATACTTGTCAAGTGAAGAAAAGTTATTTCTAAGAGTTCTGCAACAAAGTAGGGTAAATCCAAGGAAAGCTATGAATATTTTCAGGAGAATGAGAAGCAACTTCGGAAAGGTATCATCAATAAAAGAGAAAGATACGAGCAATTCACAGTGTGTAAACCAGTGGAGAAAAGAAAACTCAGATGTTGAAACCGCACTGAAGCGCTTCAAAGAACTCGAGCTGCGGAACCTTGGATTTTCCTATACCATGCAAAAAGATGAAGATAACATAGTTAGGAGTCTTTTCTGGACTGATGCGAGGTCGAAAGTAGATTATGAGATTTTTGGAGATTTCATATCGTTTAATACCACATACAGCACTAATAAGCATAACATGCCTTTCACCCCTATTATTGGAATGAATAGTCATGGGAGAATCCTTGTGTTTGGATGCGCCTTGCTACAAGATCAGAAAGCTGAAACCTTCAAGTGGATGTTCCAAACTTTCTTGCATGTGATGGGAGGGAAACTGCCAAGAATAGTCATAACAGACCAGGATGAAGGTATGGCGACAGCAATTTCTGAGGTCATGCCACAAGTAAGGCACAGATTTTGCAAGTTCAGTGTGATGCGAAAAGCACATGAAATTCTAGGAGCCTTCATGGCAGCAAGGGGCAACACAAATGCAGAGCTGCACAGCTTGGTAGACAACTCACTGACAGAAAAGGAATTTGAAGAAGGATGGGATGTGCTCACTGAGAGATACGATGCAAGTGAAAATGAGTACCTCCGACTCATGTGGGAGACAAGGAAAAACTGGGTGCCTGTTTATTTCCAAGCAGATTTCTGCCCATTCGTCGAATCAGCTGGACATTGTGAGGTGGCAAACTTATTATTCAAAGACAACGTGCTTCCAAAGGACAGAATTGAGAAGTTTATTGAGCAATATGAGAGGATGCAGGAGCATATAGTAAAAACAGAGGAAGAGGATGCATTGCAGTCAGCAACTGAACCGGCGTACTTCTCCATGCAGCCAATAGAAAAGCATGCAGCACGAATATACACAAGGCAAATATTTCTGAGAGCACAGAATGAACTATACTATTCCACAGCATTCAACGTGCATGAGATACAAGGGGGATACAGACTCGAAAAGGTCTTCAACTATGAGAACCCGGAGTTCAGTAGAAATTCTTTCGAAGTGCTAGCTGAACCTggaatccatgcatttaaatgcCAATGTGCAAAGTTTACTAGGGATGGGATTCTCTGTTGCCACATATTCAGAGTTTTCACGCAGCTCGGAGTCAAAGAAATACCAGCGCAGTACATGCTGCCCAGGTGGGCTCCTAAATTCATAGAGGAGCGGCTGAAAGAGTACGAGGAGAGATGCTCGAAGAGAACAGAAAACAAGATGAGATATGCGATGCTATTGGGTAAAATGGCGGACATCGGCAAGGGGATATGCGCGGACGGTGCAAAAAGCGGCTGCTTCATGCTCGAACTAGACAAGATTCAAGAGACATTTGGCAGCGATGGCGGAAGAAAATCCTAG